The following DNA comes from Desulfobaculum xiamenense.
TGTTGTGGGCCTCTTCGAGGACCATGCGCTTGGCCTGCGCCACACGGATCTTCTCCACGAGGGTCGCCAGATCCACGGGCTTCTCCATGAAGTCGAGCGCTCCGAGCTTCATGGCCTCGACGGTGAGCTGCACCGTGGCGTGACCGGAAAGCAGGATGATCTGCAACTCGTCGTTCATTTCCTTGAGGCGCTTCAAGGTCTCGATGCCGTCCATGCCGGGCATCTGAAGATCAAGCACCACGGCGTCGTAACGGCGGGCTTCGGCTGCGGCGAGGGCCTGACCG
Coding sequences within:
- a CDS encoding response regulator codes for the protein MADVNVLLVDDNKDFVETLAERMQARGMNAAAVFDGGQALAAAEARRYDAVVLDLQMPGMDGIETLKRLKEMNDELQIILLSGHATVQLTVEAMKLGALDFMEKPVDLATLVEKIRVAQAKRMVLEEAHNNEKINDILSRSAW